A single window of Pseudarthrobacter psychrotolerans DNA harbors:
- a CDS encoding response regulator transcription factor, whose amino-acid sequence MEDLGVAVVIEDDADVRNLLEGILRQAGFEVHTAADGRAGVEAVRDNKAQVVTLDIGLPDIDGFEVLRRIRNFSDAYVVMLTGRTEEPDLLSALNAGADDYIAKPFRPRELRARVAAMMRRPRHEVTSSPQAVSWASPPAAPATFTHAGVIQHNGLILNYRTRTVVIGEVNLGLTRSEFDLLHTLLRGEGAVCTRSDLVRAVRGDLYEADAFISEADERAVEVHVGNLRRKLREDPQSPRWLQTVRGVGYRLAPNRTELQGWPGADH is encoded by the coding sequence ATGGAAGATCTTGGGGTAGCAGTAGTAATTGAAGACGACGCCGATGTGCGGAACCTCCTGGAGGGGATTCTGCGTCAGGCGGGATTTGAGGTCCATACTGCCGCCGATGGGCGGGCGGGCGTCGAGGCAGTGCGGGACAACAAGGCCCAGGTGGTCACCTTGGACATCGGTCTTCCGGACATCGACGGTTTTGAGGTCCTGCGGCGGATCAGGAACTTCAGCGATGCCTATGTGGTCATGCTGACCGGCCGGACCGAAGAGCCCGATCTGCTCTCGGCGCTGAATGCCGGGGCGGATGACTACATCGCCAAGCCGTTCCGGCCGCGGGAACTCCGGGCCAGGGTGGCGGCCATGATGCGCAGGCCGCGCCATGAGGTCACCAGTTCACCCCAGGCTGTTTCATGGGCTTCACCTCCGGCCGCGCCGGCAACCTTCACCCACGCGGGCGTTATCCAGCACAACGGGCTCATTCTGAACTACCGGACCCGCACGGTGGTTATTGGTGAGGTCAACCTTGGGCTCACTCGCAGCGAGTTCGATCTGCTGCACACTTTGCTCCGCGGCGAGGGGGCGGTGTGTACGCGGTCGGATCTGGTGCGAGCGGTCCGGGGTGACCTTTATGAGGCCGATGCCTTTATCAGTGAGGCTGATGAGCGGGCCGTGGAAGTCCACGTGGGGAACCTTCGCCGCAAGCTTCGGGAGGATCCGCAGTCGCCGCGATGGCTTCAGACGGTGCGGGGAGTGGGCTACCGGCTCGCACCGAACAGGACCGAGCTGCAGGGCTGGCCGGGGGCGGATCACTAG
- a CDS encoding histidine kinase dimerization/phospho-acceptor domain-containing protein, translating to MARRPSPRGVALYFRKLGPRTQVALCQLPLSLIVTVIGVMTPLGWPSLLSSPLYLAGLALHAILFLACFLTPWERLRHSAYLIIPVLDLLAVGLLRNGAAPLLPGLAILVVFPVIWLAASGIMVRTSLVLSALGPLLIMLPTTAGKFPNPTASDITALILFPLVMLAVSLAIRIASVNMRVQQRQLQSMSEELRELLAASREREKLLMTILDATDVGIVAVDSNGDQLLANNMMRRWQQTAGPAGVVPSVHSEQRVFAQDKVTLLPPDKRPLRRAMEGESFADYLVWIGDVPQQRAVSSAARPLMDDGGRLTGAVVVYSDVTGLVEAMAANEELVSNVSHEFRSPLNSILGNIDLVLEDSDRLPEVTVQRLDVVQRNSERLLALVSDLTLESSAAMNVHPKRTDISGLVETSIGSARAHAERSAVALVADVPSPLWAYADPLRIGQALDNLVSNAIKYSPTAAP from the coding sequence ATGGCTCGACGTCCCTCGCCCCGGGGAGTTGCCCTCTACTTCAGGAAGCTCGGCCCGCGCACCCAGGTGGCCTTGTGCCAGCTCCCGCTTTCCTTGATTGTCACTGTCATTGGCGTGATGACGCCCCTCGGCTGGCCATCGCTGCTGTCCAGCCCCCTTTACCTGGCCGGACTGGCACTGCACGCCATCCTCTTCCTCGCATGTTTCCTGACTCCCTGGGAGCGTTTGCGCCACAGCGCCTATCTGATCATTCCGGTGCTGGATCTACTCGCGGTGGGACTCCTACGCAACGGCGCCGCACCGCTGCTGCCTGGACTGGCAATCCTGGTGGTCTTTCCGGTCATCTGGCTGGCCGCTTCCGGGATCATGGTCCGCACAAGCCTCGTGCTGAGCGCTCTGGGGCCGCTCCTGATAATGCTCCCCACAACTGCCGGAAAATTCCCCAACCCCACGGCGTCGGACATTACTGCTCTCATTCTTTTCCCCCTCGTTATGCTGGCTGTTTCACTTGCCATCCGCATCGCCAGCGTCAACATGCGGGTCCAGCAGCGGCAGTTGCAGTCGATGAGCGAGGAACTGCGGGAGCTGCTCGCCGCGAGCCGGGAACGCGAGAAACTGCTGATGACCATCCTGGACGCTACCGACGTCGGCATTGTTGCCGTCGACTCGAACGGTGACCAGCTGCTGGCCAACAACATGATGCGGCGTTGGCAGCAGACCGCCGGACCCGCCGGCGTCGTACCCTCCGTCCACAGCGAACAGCGGGTCTTCGCCCAGGACAAAGTGACTCTCCTGCCGCCGGACAAGCGTCCCCTCCGGCGCGCCATGGAGGGTGAATCGTTCGCGGACTATCTCGTCTGGATCGGCGATGTCCCGCAGCAGCGTGCCGTATCCAGCGCCGCCAGGCCGTTAATGGACGACGGCGGCCGCCTCACCGGAGCGGTGGTCGTCTACAGCGACGTGACGGGGCTGGTTGAAGCCATGGCCGCGAACGAGGAACTCGTCTCGAACGTCTCCCACGAATTCCGGTCACCGCTCAATTCCATCCTGGGCAACATCGACCTGGTACTCGAGGACAGCGACCGACTTCCCGAAGTTACGGTCCAGCGCCTGGACGTGGTCCAGCGCAACTCCGAACGGCTGCTTGCCCTGGTCTCAGACCTGACGCTTGAGTCGTCCGCCGCCATGAACGTCCACCCGAAGCGCACCGACATTTCCGGCCTCGTCGAGACCAGCATCGGCTCAGCCCGGGCGCACGCGGAGCGCTCAGCCGTAGCCCTGGTTGCCGACGTGCCCTCCCCGCTCTGGGCCTATGCCGACCCGCTGCGGATCGGCCAGGCCTTGGACAACCTGGTGTCGAACGCCATCAAGTACTCCCCGACGGCGGCACCGTGA
- a CDS encoding HAMP domain-containing sensor histidine kinase, translating into MTISAAGTKGWVKLVVQDTGMGMAPEDAAKVFSRFFRAESARDAAIPGAGLGLSITKTILERHGGAIACASALGGGSTFTMTLPVESGG; encoded by the coding sequence GTGACCATCAGCGCGGCCGGCACCAAAGGCTGGGTCAAGCTTGTTGTTCAGGACACGGGGATGGGCATGGCGCCGGAGGATGCGGCCAAGGTCTTCAGCCGGTTCTTCCGCGCCGAGTCGGCCCGGGATGCAGCCATCCCCGGAGCCGGGCTGGGCCTGTCCATCACCAAGACCATCCTGGAACGCCACGGCGGTGCCATCGCCTGCGCCAGTGCCCTGGGCGGCGGCAGCACGTTCACCATGACCCTGCCCGTCGAATCCGGTGGCTGA
- a CDS encoding tRNA pseudouridine synthase A, with protein MRVRFDLSYDGGPFNGWAVQPGLRTVQGILEEALALLIRRPIRVSVAGRTDAGVHARGQVVHLDLTEAEWLKLPRGHELDPAVAFLRRIRGALSRGLGDLSGSIEVHLVSLAPVGFDARFSALWRRYSYRIADGPALWDPLERYFTLWHQSPLDVDLLNAGAVQLLGLQNFLSYCKPREGATTVRELQRFEFHRGEDGVIVATVQADAFCHNMVRSLVGSALFVGEGIEEPGWLHERLLAKKRDAKSVLAAPHPLVLEEVAYPSDDEMLARAELTRARRKH; from the coding sequence TTGCGTGTCCGGTTTGATTTATCGTACGACGGCGGCCCCTTCAACGGGTGGGCAGTGCAGCCGGGATTGCGGACCGTCCAGGGCATCCTTGAAGAGGCGCTGGCGTTGTTGATCCGCCGGCCCATCCGGGTCTCCGTGGCGGGACGTACCGACGCCGGCGTGCACGCCCGGGGCCAGGTGGTCCACCTGGACCTGACCGAGGCCGAGTGGTTGAAGCTGCCGCGCGGGCACGAACTGGATCCCGCCGTCGCATTCTTACGGCGGATTCGTGGCGCCCTCAGCCGCGGGCTGGGGGACTTGTCCGGGTCTATCGAGGTCCACCTGGTGTCCCTGGCGCCCGTGGGGTTTGACGCCCGGTTCTCCGCGCTGTGGCGGCGCTACAGCTACCGCATCGCGGACGGCCCTGCCCTGTGGGATCCGCTCGAACGGTACTTCACGCTCTGGCACCAAAGCCCGCTTGACGTGGACCTGCTGAACGCGGGTGCCGTGCAGCTGCTGGGGCTGCAGAACTTCCTGTCCTACTGCAAGCCGCGGGAGGGTGCCACCACCGTCCGTGAGCTGCAGCGCTTCGAGTTCCACCGCGGTGAAGACGGCGTGATTGTGGCCACGGTCCAGGCCGACGCGTTCTGCCACAACATGGTGCGGTCACTGGTTGGCTCGGCCCTGTTCGTGGGCGAGGGCATTGAGGAGCCGGGCTGGCTGCATGAGCGGTTGCTGGCCAAGAAACGCGACGCCAAGTCCGTTCTGGCCGCCCCGCACCCGCTGGTCCTTGAAGAAGTGGCCTACCCCTCCGACGACGAGATGCTGGCGCGCGCCGAGCTGACCCGGGCACGGCGCAAGCACTGA
- the rplQ gene encoding 50S ribosomal protein L17, protein MLANLSAALFEHKRITTTVTKAKRLKPYAERLVTFAKRGDLASRRRVLGLISNKGIVHELFTDIAQAVENRNGGYTRITKIGNRKGDNAPMAVIELVLEPVSAKQAVVAEATQAAAKAAPVAEEAPVVEAAETEAAEAKYAGSKPATADNVAPEGFEVKGNEDSMKYHVPGSRWYDATVAEVWFDSAESAAAAGFVPAGGEAAQAVEAE, encoded by the coding sequence ATGCTCGCGAACCTGTCCGCCGCACTGTTCGAGCACAAGCGGATCACCACCACGGTGACCAAGGCCAAGCGACTGAAGCCCTACGCCGAGCGTCTGGTGACTTTCGCCAAGCGTGGCGACCTGGCTTCCCGCCGCCGTGTACTCGGCCTGATCAGCAACAAGGGCATCGTCCACGAGCTGTTCACCGACATTGCACAGGCAGTGGAGAACCGCAACGGCGGCTACACCCGCATCACCAAGATCGGCAACCGTAAGGGCGACAACGCTCCCATGGCTGTCATCGAACTGGTTCTCGAGCCGGTTTCCGCCAAGCAGGCCGTTGTGGCCGAGGCTACCCAGGCGGCCGCCAAGGCTGCTCCGGTTGCTGAAGAAGCTCCGGTTGTTGAAGCTGCCGAGACCGAAGCTGCTGAAGCCAAGTACGCCGGCTCCAAGCCTGCTACGGCTGACAACGTCGCCCCTGAGGGCTTCGAGGTCAAGGGCAACGAGGACTCCATGAAGTACCACGTTCCCGGCTCACGCTGGTACGACGCCACGGTTGCTGAAGTCTGGTTCGACTCTGCAGAGTCCGCCGCAGCCGCAGGCTTCGTGCCTGCCGGTGGCGAAGCTGCGCAGGCCGTCGAAGCTGAGTAA
- a CDS encoding DNA-directed RNA polymerase subunit alpha, with protein sequence MLIAQRPTLSEEVVSDNRSRFIIEPLEPGFGYTLGNSLRRTLLSSIPGAAVTSIRIDGVLHEFTTVPGVKEDVTEIILNIKSLSVSSEHDEPVVAYLRKQGPGVVTAADIAPPAGVEFHNPDLHIATLNSKGKFELELTIERGRGYVSAAQNKSGDSEIGRIPVDSIYSPVLKVTFRVEATRVEQRTDFDKLIVDVETKQAIAPRDAVASAGTTLVELFGLARELNTAAEGIEIGPSPTDAALAADMALPIEDLDLTVRSYNCLKREGIHTVGELVARSEADLMDIRNFGAKSIDEVKAKLVELGLSLKDSPPGFDLAARAAAIEEDDAAFGDDEL encoded by the coding sequence GTGCTCATTGCACAGCGCCCCACCCTCTCCGAAGAGGTCGTCTCCGATAACCGCTCGCGTTTCATCATCGAACCGCTGGAACCGGGCTTCGGCTACACCCTCGGAAACTCCCTCCGCCGTACCCTGCTCTCCTCCATCCCCGGTGCTGCTGTAACCAGCATCCGGATCGATGGCGTGCTGCACGAGTTCACCACGGTTCCGGGTGTCAAGGAAGATGTCACTGAGATCATCCTGAACATCAAGAGCCTGTCGGTTTCCTCCGAGCACGACGAGCCGGTTGTGGCTTACCTGCGCAAGCAGGGCCCCGGAGTCGTCACCGCCGCGGACATCGCTCCGCCGGCCGGCGTCGAATTCCACAACCCGGATCTGCACATTGCCACGCTGAACTCGAAGGGCAAGTTCGAACTCGAACTGACCATCGAGCGCGGCCGCGGCTACGTTTCGGCAGCTCAGAACAAGTCCGGCGACTCCGAGATCGGCCGTATCCCGGTCGACTCGATCTACTCGCCGGTCCTGAAGGTTACTTTCCGCGTGGAAGCAACCCGTGTTGAGCAGCGCACCGACTTCGACAAGCTCATTGTCGACGTCGAGACCAAGCAGGCCATCGCCCCGCGCGATGCTGTTGCTTCCGCAGGTACCACCTTGGTGGAACTCTTCGGTCTGGCCCGCGAGCTGAACACCGCAGCTGAAGGTATCGAGATTGGCCCGTCGCCGACGGATGCTGCCCTGGCAGCAGACATGGCACTGCCGATCGAGGATCTGGACCTCACCGTCCGTTCCTACAACTGCCTCAAGCGTGAGGGCATCCACACCGTGGGTGAACTTGTTGCACGCTCCGAGGCTGACCTCATGGACATCCGTAACTTCGGTGCGAAGTCCATTGACGAGGTCAAGGCAAAGCTGGTTGAACTGGGCCTGTCCCTCAAGGACTCGCCTCCCGGTTTTGACCTCGCAGCACGCGCCGCAGCAATTGAAGAGGACGACGCCGCTTTCGGCGACGACGAACTCTAA
- the rpsK gene encoding 30S ribosomal protein S11, producing MPPKTRGAVRKPRKKDKKNIALGQAHIKSTFNNTIVSITDPNGAVISWASSGEVGFKGSRKSTPFAAQMAAEAAAKRAQEHGMRKVDVFVKGPGSGRETAIRSLQAAGLEVGSIQDVTPAAHNGCRPPKRRRV from the coding sequence ATGCCCCCGAAGACTCGTGGCGCGGTTCGCAAGCCGCGTAAGAAGGACAAAAAGAATATCGCGCTGGGCCAGGCGCACATCAAGAGCACTTTTAACAACACCATCGTGTCCATCACGGACCCGAACGGCGCTGTTATCTCTTGGGCTTCCTCAGGTGAGGTTGGCTTCAAGGGCTCACGCAAGTCCACCCCGTTCGCAGCCCAGATGGCTGCCGAAGCTGCTGCCAAGCGTGCGCAGGAGCACGGCATGCGCAAGGTTGACGTTTTCGTCAAGGGACCGGGTTCCGGACGCGAGACCGCAATCCGCTCGCTGCAGGCCGCTGGCCTGGAGGTTGGCTCCATCCAGGACGTCACCCCCGCAGCGCACAACGGCTGCCGTCCGCCGAAGCGCCGCCGCGTCTAA
- the rpsM gene encoding 30S ribosomal protein S13: protein MARLAGVDIPREKRLEIALTYIYGVGKTRAHETLAATGISADVRVKDLTDAQLVELRDYIEGNYKVEGDLRREVAADIRRKVEIGSYEGIRHRKGLPVRGQRTKTNARTRKGPKRTVAGKKKAR from the coding sequence ATGGCTCGTCTCGCTGGCGTAGACATTCCCCGCGAAAAGCGGTTGGAAATTGCGCTTACTTACATCTACGGCGTGGGCAAGACCCGTGCACACGAAACCCTGGCTGCCACTGGCATCAGCGCTGACGTCCGCGTTAAGGACCTCACCGATGCCCAGCTGGTAGAACTTCGTGACTACATTGAAGGCAACTACAAGGTTGAGGGTGACCTTCGCCGCGAAGTAGCAGCTGATATCCGCCGCAAGGTTGAAATCGGCAGCTACGAAGGTATTCGCCACCGCAAGGGCCTGCCAGTGCGCGGACAGCGTACGAAGACGAACGCACGTACCCGCAAGGGTCCGAAGCGCACCGTTGCAGGCAAGAAGAAGGCTCGTTAA
- the rpmJ gene encoding 50S ribosomal protein L36 — MKVKPSVKQICEKCKVIRRNGRVMVICENPRHKQRQG, encoded by the coding sequence ATGAAGGTCAAGCCGAGCGTCAAGCAGATCTGCGAAAAGTGCAAAGTGATCCGCCGTAATGGCCGGGTCATGGTGATCTGCGAGAACCCGCGCCACAAGCAGCGCCAGGGCTAA
- the infA gene encoding translation initiation factor IF-1 has product MAKKDGVIEIEGVVTEALPNAMFRVELTNKHIVLAHISGKMRQHYIRILPEDRVVVELSPYDLTRGRIVYRYK; this is encoded by the coding sequence ATGGCCAAGAAGGACGGGGTCATTGAGATCGAAGGCGTTGTGACTGAGGCGCTGCCTAACGCGATGTTTCGCGTTGAGCTGACCAACAAGCACATCGTACTCGCGCACATCTCAGGCAAGATGCGCCAGCACTACATCAGGATTCTCCCTGAGGACCGGGTAGTGGTGGAACTGAGCCCTTATGACCTCACTCGGGGTCGTATCGTCTACCGCTACAAGTAA
- a CDS encoding sugar ABC transporter permease: MTSQLADKQQALTPVANARGTHADGRRNRWSRRKRADFFVFLALALPNLLLIAVFTYVPLFNNLYYSTLNWTLGSASATVVGLDNYITFFTSADAGRVLGTTAVFTAATVGGSMVLGLLVALALNSKVRGTTFARSAVFAPYVLSGVGVGLVWLFIFDPGYGVLAWILRGLGQQSPQWINDPELSLVMVIIVYVWKNLGYCAVVFLAGLQSLPQDVMEAASLDGASSFRRFVSMSLPLLSPTTFFLLITTMLSSLQAFDLIRIMTPLGSGTSTLIYEAYLQAFGAYNRAGYSAAISVVLFVILLVITVLQLRFIEKKVHYS, from the coding sequence ATGACTTCACAACTTGCCGACAAGCAGCAGGCCCTCACCCCGGTCGCCAACGCGCGAGGCACGCACGCCGACGGCCGCCGCAACCGCTGGTCGCGCCGGAAACGCGCGGACTTCTTCGTGTTCCTGGCGCTGGCCCTGCCGAACCTGCTGCTCATCGCGGTGTTCACCTACGTCCCGCTGTTCAACAACCTCTACTACTCCACGTTGAACTGGACGCTCGGCTCCGCGTCGGCCACCGTCGTCGGGCTGGACAACTACATTACGTTCTTCACCAGCGCGGATGCCGGCCGTGTCCTTGGCACCACCGCCGTATTTACGGCCGCAACCGTGGGCGGCTCCATGGTGCTGGGCCTGCTCGTGGCGCTGGCCCTGAACTCGAAGGTCCGCGGCACCACCTTTGCCCGGTCCGCCGTCTTCGCGCCGTATGTACTGTCCGGGGTTGGCGTGGGCTTGGTGTGGCTGTTCATCTTTGATCCCGGCTACGGTGTGCTGGCCTGGATCCTGCGGGGCCTCGGACAGCAGAGCCCGCAGTGGATCAACGATCCCGAGCTCTCCTTGGTGATGGTCATCATCGTGTACGTCTGGAAGAACCTGGGCTACTGCGCGGTGGTGTTCCTCGCCGGGCTGCAGTCCCTGCCGCAGGATGTGATGGAGGCCGCGTCGCTTGATGGCGCCAGCAGTTTCCGCCGTTTCGTGAGCATGTCGCTGCCACTGCTTTCCCCCACCACGTTCTTCCTGCTGATCACCACCATGCTCAGCTCGCTCCAGGCCTTTGACCTCATCCGGATCATGACGCCCCTGGGCAGCGGCACCAGCACCCTCATCTACGAGGCGTACCTCCAAGCCTTCGGCGCTTACAACCGCGCCGGCTACTCTGCCGCCATCTCGGTGGTCCTGTTTGTCATCCTGCTGGTCATCACAGTGCTGCAGCTGCGGTTCATCGAAAAGAAAGTGCACTACTCGTGA
- a CDS encoding carbohydrate ABC transporter permease encodes MSAPAPAALRPDPSTPDAGPPRERPFSRASLVRTVAAGYAPLAVAVLVVFLPLLWMVLSSFKQPGEIVTLDLHVLPAALDPENYRVAMTTVPFGQFFLNSTIVTIVGGGIKVILALLTAYALVFVRFPFKNLIFVLILVALMVPAQVSILPNYILIAGMGGKNTLWGIILPGLGTAFGTFLLRQHFLTLPGSILESAEIDGAGHWRRLWQIVVPVSVPSIATVALVTVVSEWNEYIWPLIITDKPESMTLPVGLTLLQNSEGNGAGWGIMMAGAVLVIVPILVIFAMLQRYIVAGLTQGSVTG; translated from the coding sequence GTGAGCGCTCCCGCCCCCGCCGCCCTCCGGCCGGACCCTTCAACGCCCGACGCCGGCCCTCCCCGCGAGCGGCCGTTCTCCCGTGCCAGCCTGGTCAGGACAGTCGCTGCCGGATATGCGCCGCTGGCCGTCGCTGTCCTGGTGGTTTTCTTGCCGCTGCTCTGGATGGTGCTGAGCTCGTTCAAACAGCCCGGCGAAATCGTCACGCTAGACCTGCACGTACTCCCGGCAGCCCTGGACCCGGAGAACTACCGGGTGGCCATGACCACGGTCCCGTTCGGGCAGTTCTTCCTGAACAGCACCATCGTCACGATTGTGGGAGGCGGCATCAAGGTGATCCTTGCTCTGCTGACCGCCTATGCCCTGGTGTTTGTGCGTTTTCCGTTCAAGAACCTCATCTTCGTCCTGATCCTGGTGGCCCTGATGGTTCCCGCACAGGTATCCATCCTGCCGAACTACATCCTGATCGCCGGAATGGGCGGGAAGAACACCCTATGGGGCATCATCCTGCCCGGCCTCGGCACTGCCTTCGGGACGTTCCTGCTGCGCCAGCACTTCCTCACCCTGCCCGGGTCCATCCTGGAATCCGCAGAGATCGACGGCGCCGGCCACTGGCGTCGGCTCTGGCAGATCGTGGTGCCGGTGTCAGTCCCGTCCATCGCCACGGTTGCCCTGGTCACCGTGGTCAGCGAATGGAACGAGTACATCTGGCCGCTGATTATCACGGACAAACCCGAGAGCATGACCCTGCCAGTGGGCCTGACCCTGCTGCAGAACTCCGAGGGCAACGGCGCAGGCTGGGGAATCATGATGGCCGGCGCCGTCCTCGTGATCGTCCCCATCCTGGTCATCTTCGCCATGCTCCAGCGCTACATCGTCGCCGGCCTGACCCAGGGCAGCGTGACGGGCTAA
- a CDS encoding ABC transporter substrate-binding protein, with protein sequence MSFTLDRRFFLTLAGAGAGAAALSACGGPSTTPGAAVTTVADIDFSGVKPAASIDFWSNHPGKSQDVEKSIIERFHAKYPDITVNLVTAGANYEEIAQKFQTAQAAKSGLPSLVVLSDVWWFRYYLNESIIPLDSLVKQLDVKLDDFRTSLVDDYKYDGKQWALPYGRSTPLFYYNKDHFAAAGLPDRAPTTWQEFAGWAPKLKAASGAQYAFMHPALAGYAGWTLQNNLWGEGGGWSKDWDITCDSSESVAALQAAQDSVYKDAWAGVSSKESADDFAAGLASATLSSTGSLIGILKSATFNVGVGFLPGGSKVTSGVCPTGGAGLGIPSGVTKEEQLAAAMFLQFMTEPENTAAFSAATGYMPTRTSADMTAVLGKTPQIKIAMDQLAVTKVQDNARAFLAGADQEMAKAAAKILTQEGDVKAVMTELKATLEGIYTKDVKPKLKA encoded by the coding sequence ATGTCCTTTACCCTTGATCGACGGTTCTTCCTCACCCTGGCCGGCGCCGGGGCAGGCGCCGCAGCACTGTCCGCCTGTGGTGGCCCGTCAACAACGCCCGGCGCCGCGGTGACAACCGTTGCCGACATCGACTTCAGCGGCGTCAAGCCGGCGGCTTCCATCGACTTCTGGTCAAACCACCCGGGCAAGTCGCAGGACGTGGAAAAGAGCATCATCGAGAGGTTCCACGCCAAGTACCCGGACATCACGGTGAACCTCGTGACGGCCGGCGCCAACTATGAGGAAATCGCCCAGAAGTTCCAGACCGCCCAGGCTGCCAAGTCAGGCCTTCCCTCGCTGGTGGTCCTCTCCGACGTCTGGTGGTTCCGCTACTACCTGAACGAAAGCATCATCCCGCTCGACTCCCTGGTCAAGCAGCTGGACGTCAAGCTGGACGACTTCCGCACCTCGCTGGTGGACGACTACAAGTACGACGGCAAGCAGTGGGCCCTCCCCTACGGCCGGTCCACGCCCCTGTTCTACTACAACAAGGACCACTTCGCCGCGGCAGGCCTGCCGGACCGGGCACCCACCACGTGGCAGGAATTCGCCGGCTGGGCTCCAAAGCTCAAGGCAGCTTCGGGCGCCCAGTACGCTTTTATGCACCCCGCTCTGGCCGGCTACGCGGGCTGGACCCTGCAGAACAACCTGTGGGGCGAAGGCGGCGGCTGGTCCAAGGACTGGGACATCACCTGTGATTCATCCGAGTCCGTGGCTGCACTGCAGGCGGCCCAGGATTCCGTGTACAAGGACGCCTGGGCCGGCGTCTCCTCGAAGGAATCAGCCGACGACTTTGCCGCCGGCCTGGCCTCGGCCACGCTGTCTTCCACGGGGTCACTGATCGGCATCCTGAAATCCGCCACGTTCAACGTGGGCGTCGGCTTCCTGCCGGGCGGCTCCAAGGTCACCTCAGGCGTGTGCCCCACCGGCGGCGCCGGCCTGGGCATCCCCAGCGGTGTCACCAAGGAAGAACAGCTCGCGGCCGCCATGTTCCTGCAGTTCATGACCGAGCCGGAGAACACTGCGGCGTTCTCGGCCGCGACCGGCTATATGCCAACGCGGACCTCCGCCGACATGACCGCCGTGCTGGGCAAGACCCCGCAGATCAAGATCGCCATGGACCAGCTGGCCGTGACCAAGGTCCAGGACAACGCGCGCGCGTTCCTGGCCGGCGCCGACCAGGAGATGGCCAAGGCGGCCGCCAAGATCCTGACCCAGGAGGGCGACGTGAAGGCCGTCATGACCGAGCTGAAGGCGACGCTCGAGGGAATCTACACCAAGGATGTCAAGCCGAAACTCAAGGCCTGA
- the map gene encoding type I methionyl aminopeptidase, producing the protein MAFGQPRIEYKTNAQMRTMHDAGLVLSRALDAAVAAAAPGVTTKQLDDVFAAVLNEAGAKSNFLGYHGFPATICTSVNEEVVHGIPGGKVLNDGDIISIDGGAIVDGWHSDSARTVIVGKADPEDQRLSDVTHAAMWRGIAALTTGTHVGDIGAAIDDYVSSVPGKPLGILEDYVGHGIGSEMHMAPDVLNYRTSHRGPKIKPGLCLAIEPMLVRGSIETAVLEDDWTIVTTDGKRSCQWEHSVAVHEKGIWVLSAPDGGAEHLVPLGVVPVPIP; encoded by the coding sequence ATGGCCTTCGGCCAGCCCCGTATCGAATACAAGACCAACGCCCAGATGCGCACCATGCACGACGCCGGGCTGGTGCTGAGCCGCGCGCTGGACGCCGCCGTGGCGGCCGCCGCTCCCGGCGTCACCACCAAGCAGCTCGACGACGTCTTCGCTGCTGTGCTGAACGAGGCCGGCGCCAAGTCGAACTTCCTCGGTTACCACGGCTTCCCCGCCACCATCTGCACCTCCGTGAACGAGGAAGTAGTGCACGGCATCCCCGGCGGGAAGGTCCTCAACGACGGCGACATCATCTCGATCGACGGCGGCGCGATTGTTGACGGCTGGCACTCCGACTCTGCACGGACCGTGATTGTGGGCAAGGCCGACCCCGAGGACCAGCGGCTCTCCGACGTCACTCATGCTGCAATGTGGCGCGGCATCGCCGCGCTGACGACGGGAACCCACGTGGGCGACATCGGCGCAGCCATCGACGACTACGTCTCCTCCGTGCCGGGCAAGCCGCTGGGCATCCTGGAAGACTACGTGGGCCACGGCATCGGCTCCGAGATGCATATGGCCCCGGACGTCCTGAACTACCGCACCAGCCACCGCGGCCCCAAGATCAAGCCCGGACTCTGCCTGGCCATCGAGCCCATGCTGGTCCGTGGCAGCATCGAAACCGCCGTGCTGGAGGACGACTGGACCATTGTGACCACCGACGGCAAGCGCTCCTGCCAGTGGGAGCACTCGGTTGCCGTCCACGAAAAGGGGATCTGGGTACTCTCAGCCCCCGACGGCGGAGCGGAGCACCTGGTGCCGCTCGGCGTCGTACCCGTCCCGATCCCGTAG